A genomic window from Babylonia areolata isolate BAREFJ2019XMU chromosome 9, ASM4173473v1, whole genome shotgun sequence includes:
- the LOC143285677 gene encoding CBY1-interacting BAR domain-containing protein 2-like — MSDANRSPKDREAAAKLAQKRVEDVERHFGEICTTLGSITRKNARLRNKGDLLARNLISLAESEKINSTLQSNVLQFAENYAAVQDYCHAKVLRLETKVLKPLTKYGEKCRYVKRGIKSEISACGKEKKVVQKLEKLQEKSGSQSQIAQVTGLLSA, encoded by the exons ATGTCTGATGCTAACAGATCCCCTAAAGACAG GGAAGCTGCAGCCAAGCTGGCTCAGAAGCGTGTGGAGGATGTGGAGAGACACTTCGGAGAGATCTGCACCACGCTTGGATCCATCACGCGAAAAAATGCCCGCCTTAGAAATAAGG GAGACCTGCTGGCCCGCAACTTGATATCGCTGGCAGAGAGTGAGAAGATCAACTCCACACTGCAGAGCAACGTGCTGCAGTTTGCTGAGAACTACGCCGCCGTCCAGGACTACTGCCACGCCAAG gtgctGCGACTGGAGACCAAGGTGTTAAAACCGTTAACCAAATATGGAGAGAAATGCCGCTATGTCAAG cgagGCATCAAGTCTGAGATCTCGGCGTGcggaaaggagaagaaagtggtCCAGAAACTGGAGAAACTGCAGGAAAAGTCCGGCAGCCAGAGCCAGATT GCACAGGTGACTGGACTGCTGAGTGCATGA